The Tenrec ecaudatus isolate mTenEca1 chromosome 7, mTenEca1.hap1, whole genome shotgun sequence genome window below encodes:
- the RRP36 gene encoding ribosomal RNA processing protein 36 homolog, whose amino-acid sequence MAKGGPRAKAAAPPPRRVRRGGQDNGDPEPRAAIRSLRSDPSNLSFEELLELQSQVGTKKYKQLVGGSSTGKPDSRAPVCVADKHKPLEMSSKARVPFLRQVVPVSKKVARDPRFDDLSGEYNPEVFDKTYQFLNDIRAKEQELVKRQLKKRRSGEEQEKLQLLLQRLEQQEQAQQERKRQQERRLALKQELRAQAQQGHRPFFLKKSEQRQLALAEKFKELKRSKKLESFLSRKRRRNAGKDRRHLPLSKEQ is encoded by the exons ATGGCGAAAGGGGGCCCTCGAGCGAAAGCCGCGGCTCCGCCTCCCCGCCGGGTCCGGCGCGGTGGGCAGGATAACGGGGACCCGGAGCCCCGGGCCGCGATCCGCAGCCTGCGGAGCG ATCCATCCAACCTGTCATTCGAGGAGCTGCTGGAATTGCAGAGCCAAGTGGGGACGAAGAAGTACAAACAGTTGGTAGGTGGCAGCAGCACTGGGAAGCCAGACTCGAGAGCGCCTGTGTGCGTGGCCGACAAGCACAA GCCTCTGGAAATGTCATCCAAAGCCCGGGTGCCGTTTTTGCGGCAGGTCGTCCCCGTCAGTAAGAAG GTGGCCCGAGACCCCCGGTTTGACGACCTCTCCGGGGAATATAATCCTGAGGTGTTTGACAAAACCTATCAGTTCCTGAATGATATCCGAGCCAAAGAACAAGAG CTTGTGAAAAGGCAGTTGAAGAAGCGCCGCTCAGGGGAGGAGCAGGAGAAACTGCAGCTGCTGCTTCAGCGCTTA GAGCAACAAGAACAGGCGCAGCAGGAGCGGAAGCGGCAGCAAGAGCGACGCTTGGCCCTGAAGCAGGAGCTGCGCGCCCAGGCCCAGCAAGGCCATCGGCCGTTCTTCCTGAAGAAAT CGGAGCAGAGGCAGTTGGCCCTAGCGGAGAAGTTCAAGGAGCTGAAACGCAGCAAGAAGCTGGAGAGCTTCTTGAGTCGGAAGAGGCGCCGTAACGCAGGCAAGGACAGGAGACATCTCCCCTTGAGCAAAGAGCAATAA
- the MEA1 gene encoding male-enhanced antigen 1, whose translation MAAAVLGGDTMGPERIFPNHTEELGPHVGPAEGTGDWSSEEHEEEPEELGAGPAGYSYQPLNQDPEPEETEMAPVGDGEDAVADIQERIQALGLHLPDPPPESEDEEEGATGLSSHSSIPMDPEHIELVKRTMAGISLPAPGVPAWAREISDAQWEDVVQKALQARQTAPAWK comes from the exons ATGGCAGCAGCCGTTCTAGGGGGAGACACCATGGGCCCAGAACGCATCTTCCCGAATCATACTGAGGAACTGGGGCCTCACGTGGGCCCGGCAGAAGGCACCGGGGATTGGAGCAGCGAGGAGCACGAGGAAGAGCCTGAGGAATTGGGGGCAGGCCCCGCCGGCTACTCCTACCAACCTCTCAATCAAGATCCTGAACCAGAGGAAACAGAGATGGCACCTGTGGGCGATGGTGAGGACGCCGTTGCTGACATCCAGGAGCGGATCCAG gccctggggctgcaTCTGCCAGACCCTCCGCCAGAGagtgaggatgaagaggagggggCCACAGGCTTGAGCAGTCACAGCTCCATCCCCATGGACCCAG AACACATAGAACTGGTGAAAAGGACAATGGCCGGGATAAGTCTGCCTGCGCCAGGGGTGCCCGCCTGGGCTCGGGAGATCTCGGACGCTCAGTGGGAAGATGTGGTACAGAAGGCTCTCCAAGCCCGGCAGACGGCCCCGGCCTGGAAGTGA
- the KLHDC3 gene encoding kelch domain-containing protein 3 isoform X1, with protein sequence MLRWTVHLEGGPRRVNHAAVAVGHRVYSFGGYCSGEDYETLRQIDVHIFNAVSLRWTKLPPVRPASRGTVPVVPYMRYGHSTVFIDDTVFLWGGRNDTEGACNVLYAFDVNTHKWSTPRVSGTVPGARDGHSACVLGKTMYIFGGYEQLADCFSNDIHKLDTSTMIWTLICTKGNPARWRDFHSATMLGSHMYVFGGRADRFGPFHSNNEIYCNRIRVFDTRTEAWLDCPPTPVLPEGRRSHSAFGYNGELYIFGGYNARLNRHFHDLWKFNPVSFTWKKIEPKGKGPCPRRRQCCCIVGDKIVLFGGTSPSPEEGLGDEFDLIDHSDLHILDFSPSLKTLCKLAVIQYNLDQSCLPHDIRWELNAMTTNSNISRPIVSSHG encoded by the exons ATGTTACGGTGGACAGTGCACCTGGAGGGCGGGCCCCGCAGAGTGAACCATGCGGCAGTGGCTGTTGGGCACCGGGTCTACTCCTTCGGGGGTTACTGCTCCGGTGAAGACTATGAGACGCTGCGTCAGATCGATGTGCATATTTTCAATGCAG TGTCCCTGCGTTGGACAAAGCTGCCCCCCGTGAGGCCTGCCTCGAGAGGAACGGTTCCCGTGGTACCGTACATGCGATATGGACACTCAACGGTCTTCATCGATGACACGGTCTTCCTATGGGGTGGGCGGAATGACACTGAGGGGGCCTGCAACGTGCTCTATGCCTTTGACGTCA ATACTCACAAGTGGTCAACACCACGAGTGTCGGGCACGGTTCCTGGGGCCCGGGATGGACACTCGGCCTGTGTCCTGGGCAAGACTATGTACATATTTGGGGGCTACGAGCAGCTG gcggACTGTTTCTCCAATGACATTCACAAGTTGGACACCAGTACCATGATATGGACCCTTATCTGTACCAAG GGCAACCCTGCACGCTGGAGGGACTTCCACTCAGCCACCATGCTGGGCAGCCACATGTACGTCTTCGGGGGTCGCGCCGACCGCTTTGGGCCCTTCCACTCCAACAATGAGATTTACTGCAACCGCATCCGCGTCTTTGACACCAGGACCGAGGCCTGGCTGGACTGtccacccacgccagtgctgcccGAGGGTCGCCGGAGCCACTCGGCCT TTGGCTACAATGGGGAGCTGTACATCTTTGGGGGTTACAATGCAAGACTGAACCGGCATTTCCACGACCTCTGGAAGTTTAACCCAG TGTCCTTTACCTGGAAGAAGATTGAACCGAAGGGCAAGGGGCCATGCCCCCGCCGGCGCCAGTGCTGCTGTATTGTCGGTGACAAGATTGTCCTCTTTGGGGGTACCAG CCCGTCCCCTGAGGAAGGCCTAGGTGATGAATTTGACCTCATAGATCATTCGGACTTACACATTTTGGACTTCA GCCCTAGTCTGAAGACCCTGTGCAAACTGGCCGTGATTCAGTATAACCTGGACCAGTCCTGTTTGCCTCACGACATCAG GTGGGAGCTGAATGCCATGACCACCAACAGCAATATCAGTCGCCCCATCGTCTCCTCCCATGGGTAG
- the KLHDC3 gene encoding kelch domain-containing protein 3 isoform X2 translates to MLRWTVHLEGGPRRVNHAAVAVGHRVYSFGGYCSGEDYETLRQIDVHIFNAVSLRWTKLPPVRPASRGTVPVVPYMRYGHSTVFIDDTVFLWGGRNDTEGACNVLYAFDVNTHKWSTPRVSGTVPGARDGHSACVLGKTMYIFGGYEQLADCFSNDIHKLDTSTMIWTLICTKGNPARWRDFHSATMLGSHMYVFGGRADRFGPFHSNNEIYCNRIRVFDTRTEAWLDCPPTPVLPEGRRSHSAFGYNGELYIFGGYNARLNRHFHDLWKFNPVSFTWKKIEPKGKGPCPRRRQCCCIVGDKIVLFGGTSPSPEEGLGDEFDLIDHSDLHILDFSPSLKTLCKLAVIQYNLDQSCLPHDIRCPSMSPRAEDIPVKPFIN, encoded by the exons ATGTTACGGTGGACAGTGCACCTGGAGGGCGGGCCCCGCAGAGTGAACCATGCGGCAGTGGCTGTTGGGCACCGGGTCTACTCCTTCGGGGGTTACTGCTCCGGTGAAGACTATGAGACGCTGCGTCAGATCGATGTGCATATTTTCAATGCAG TGTCCCTGCGTTGGACAAAGCTGCCCCCCGTGAGGCCTGCCTCGAGAGGAACGGTTCCCGTGGTACCGTACATGCGATATGGACACTCAACGGTCTTCATCGATGACACGGTCTTCCTATGGGGTGGGCGGAATGACACTGAGGGGGCCTGCAACGTGCTCTATGCCTTTGACGTCA ATACTCACAAGTGGTCAACACCACGAGTGTCGGGCACGGTTCCTGGGGCCCGGGATGGACACTCGGCCTGTGTCCTGGGCAAGACTATGTACATATTTGGGGGCTACGAGCAGCTG gcggACTGTTTCTCCAATGACATTCACAAGTTGGACACCAGTACCATGATATGGACCCTTATCTGTACCAAG GGCAACCCTGCACGCTGGAGGGACTTCCACTCAGCCACCATGCTGGGCAGCCACATGTACGTCTTCGGGGGTCGCGCCGACCGCTTTGGGCCCTTCCACTCCAACAATGAGATTTACTGCAACCGCATCCGCGTCTTTGACACCAGGACCGAGGCCTGGCTGGACTGtccacccacgccagtgctgcccGAGGGTCGCCGGAGCCACTCGGCCT TTGGCTACAATGGGGAGCTGTACATCTTTGGGGGTTACAATGCAAGACTGAACCGGCATTTCCACGACCTCTGGAAGTTTAACCCAG TGTCCTTTACCTGGAAGAAGATTGAACCGAAGGGCAAGGGGCCATGCCCCCGCCGGCGCCAGTGCTGCTGTATTGTCGGTGACAAGATTGTCCTCTTTGGGGGTACCAG CCCGTCCCCTGAGGAAGGCCTAGGTGATGAATTTGACCTCATAGATCATTCGGACTTACACATTTTGGACTTCA GCCCTAGTCTGAAGACCCTGTGCAAACTGGCCGTGATTCAGTATAACCTGGACCAGTCCTGTTTGCCTCACGACATCAG GTGCCCCTCCATGTCCCCACGAGCAGAGGACATTCCTGTGAAGCCTTTCATAAACTGA
- the PPP2R5D gene encoding serine/threonine-protein phosphatase 2A 56 kDa regulatory subunit delta isoform — protein sequence MPYKLKKEKEPPKLAKGTAKASSSGKDGGGENTEEPQPQPPASNKRPSNSTPPPTQLSKIKYSGGPQIVKKERRQSSSRFNLSKNRELQKLPALKDSPTQEREELFIQKLRQCCVLFDFVSDPLSDLKFKEVKRAGLNEMVEYITHSRDVVTEAIYPEAVTMFSVNLFRTLPPSSNPTGAEFDPEEDEPTLEAAWPHLQLVYEFFLRFLESPDFQPNIAKKYIDQKFVLALLDLFDSEDPRERDFLKTILHRIYGKFLGLRAYIRRQINHIFYRFIYETEHHNGIAELLEILGSIINGFALPLKEEHKMFLIRVLLPLHKVKSLSVYHPQLAYCVVQFLEKESSLTEPVIVGLLKFWPKTHSPKEVMFLNELEEILDVIEPSEFSKVMDPLFRQLAKCVSSPHFQVAERALYYWNNEYIMSLISDNAARVLPIMFPALYRNSKSHWNKTIHGLIYNALKLFMEMNQKLFDDCTQQYKAEKQKGRFRIKEREEMWHKIEELARLNPQYPMFRAPPPLPPVYSMETETPTAEDIQLLKRTVETEAVQMLKDMKKEKVLLRRKSELPQDVYTIKALEAHKRAEEFLTASQEAL from the exons ccccagccccagcccccggcCTCCAACAAGCGTCCCAGCAATAGCACGCCGCCCCCCACGCAGCTCAGCAAGATCAAGTACTCGGGGGGCCCGCAGATCGTCAAGAAGGAGCGCCGACAGAGCTCCTCCCGCTTCAACCTCAGCAAAAACCGGGAGCTGCAGAAGCTGCCCGCCCTGAAAG ATTCGCCAACCCAGGAGCGGGAGGAGCTATTTATCCAGAAACTACGCCAGTGCTGTGTGCTCTTTGACTTTGTGTCAGACCCACTCAGCGACCTCAAGTTCAAGGAGGTGAAGCGCGCCGGGCTCAACGAGATGGTGGAGTACATCACCCACAGCCGAGACGTCGTCACGGAGGCCATCTACCCCGAGGCCGTCACCATG TTTTCAGTGAACCTCTTCCGGACCCTGCCCCCTTCATCCAATCCCACGGGGGCCGAGTTTGACCCAGAGGAGGATGAGCCCACCCTGGAGGCGGCCTGGCCCCATCTCCAG ctcGTGTACGAGTTTTTCCTCCGTTTCCTTGAGTCGCCGGATTTCCAGCCAAACATAGCCAAGAAGTACATTGACCAGAAGTTTGTTCTTGCT CTCCTGGACCTCTTTGACAGCGAGGACCCCCGGGAGCGTGACTTCCTCAAGACCATCTTGCATCGAATCTATGGCAAATTCCTGGGGCTCCGGGCCTATATCCGCAGGCAGATTAATCACATCTTCTACAG GTTCATCTACGAGACGGAACACCACAATGGGATTGCTGAGTTGCTGGAGATCCTGGGCAG CATCATCAATGGCTTCGCCCTGCCCCTGAAGGAGGAGCACAAGATGTTCCTCATCCGAGTGTTGCTCCCCCTCCACAAGGTCAAGTCCCTGAGTGTCTACCATCCTCAG TTGGCCTACTGCGTggtccagttcctggagaaggagagcAGTCTCACAGAGCCG GTGATCGTGGGGCTCCTCAAGTTCTGGCCCAAGACGCACAGCCCCAAGGAAGTGATGTTCCTGAACGAGCTGGAGGAGATCCTGGACGTCATCGAGCCGTCGGAGTTCAGCAAGGTGATGGACCCTCTCTTCCGCCAGCTTGCCAAGTGTGTCTCCAGCCCCCACTTCCAG GTGGCAGAGCGGGCCCTGTACTACTGGAACAACGAGTACATCATGAGCCTCATCAGCGACAACGCCGCCCGAGTCCTCCCCATCATGTTCCCCGCGCTCTACAGGAACTCCAAGAGCCACTGGAATAA GACCATCCACGGACTCATCTACAATGCCCTCAAACTGTTTATGGAGATGAACCAGAAGCTTTTTGACGACTGTACTCAGCAGTACAAGGCAGAGAAGCAGAA GGGCCGGTTCCGAATAAAGGAGAGAGAAGAGATGTGGCACAAGATCGAGGAGCTGGCCCGGCTAAACCCCCAG taCCCCATGTTCCGAGCTCCGCCACCACTGCCCCCCGTGTACTCGATGGAGACGGAGACCCCCACGGCAGAGGACATCCAGCTTCTGAAGAGGACGGTGGAGACAGAGGCCGtgcag ATGCTGAAGGACATGAAGAAGGAGAAGGTACTGCTCCGGCGGAAGTCAGAGCTGCCCCAGGACGTGTACACCATCAAGGCTCTGGAGGCGCACAAACGGGCCGAGGAGTTCCTAACTGCCAGCCAGGaggctctctga